One region of Dokdonia sp. 4H-3-7-5 genomic DNA includes:
- the xerD gene encoding site-specific tyrosine recombinase XerD — protein sequence MKWETGISNYKSYLRIERGLSENTIDNYARDLKKLTRHLEQLDSAPDPITITKDDIQDFIYTIAKEVQARSQARIISGLKGFFNYLIFEDYRKDNPLDLIESPRLGRKLPDTLAEEEIDALITAIDLSNPQGERNRAMLETLYSCGLRVTELISLKLSDLYFEEGFINVIGKGDKQRFVPISEHTQKYINIYRNEIRTHTDVKPEYVDILFLNRRGRQLTRAMIFTIIKDLAVKAGIKKSISPHTFRHSFATHLLQNGADLRSIQQMLGHESITTTEIYMHVDRSDLARVMEQYHPRKNY from the coding sequence GTGAAATGGGAAACAGGCATATCAAATTATAAAAGTTACTTACGCATAGAACGTGGTCTCTCTGAGAACACTATAGACAACTATGCTCGAGACTTAAAAAAACTAACCCGCCATCTAGAGCAATTAGATAGTGCGCCAGATCCTATTACTATAACTAAGGATGATATTCAAGACTTTATATACACCATAGCCAAAGAAGTACAAGCCAGATCACAGGCTCGTATTATCTCTGGGCTTAAAGGCTTTTTCAATTATCTGATATTTGAAGATTATAGAAAAGATAATCCATTAGATCTTATAGAATCTCCTAGATTAGGTCGTAAACTTCCAGACACATTAGCTGAAGAGGAAATAGACGCCCTTATCACTGCCATAGACCTCTCTAATCCTCAGGGAGAACGCAATCGCGCTATGCTAGAAACACTCTATTCTTGCGGACTTCGAGTAACAGAATTAATAAGCCTAAAACTTTCTGACTTATATTTTGAAGAAGGATTTATAAACGTGATAGGAAAGGGTGACAAACAGCGCTTTGTCCCTATAAGTGAGCATACTCAAAAGTACATCAACATATACCGTAATGAAATACGAACACATACAGACGTCAAACCAGAGTATGTAGATATTTTATTTTTAAATAGAAGAGGTCGCCAGCTCACACGTGCCATGATTTTTACAATCATAAAAGATCTCGCAGTAAAAGCTGGAATTAAGAAAAGTATTAGTCCGCATACATTTCGTCACAGCTTTGCTACACACCTTTTACAAAATGGCGCCGATTTGAGAAGTATTCAGCAAATGCTAGGTCACGAGAGCATTACAACTACCGAAATCTATATGCATGTAGATCGCAGTGACCTCGCTCGAGTGATGGAGCAATATCACCCTAGAAAGAACTACTAG
- a CDS encoding porin family protein — protein MKKIVVVAIAALFGTVAVQAQDEVSFGAKGGVNFATVGGDDFDDPDARTSFHFGGFVEVPITEKFSIQPEVYYSGQGYDIQSVDNGDDIEFQLDYINVPVLAKYYFVDGFYGEVGPQIGFNVNSEIDSNPDGDSGDINFNNDAINTIDFAVVGGLGYKLNNGLYFNARYNLGLSDVFSSEDLGGFDLDARNRVFMLGAGFAF, from the coding sequence ATGAAAAAAATAGTAGTAGTAGCAATCGCAGCCTTATTTGGAACTGTAGCCGTTCAAGCACAAGATGAGGTGTCATTTGGAGCAAAAGGAGGAGTTAATTTTGCAACTGTAGGAGGAGACGATTTTGATGATCCAGATGCAAGAACAAGCTTCCATTTTGGAGGATTTGTAGAAGTGCCTATCACAGAGAAATTCTCAATACAACCAGAGGTTTATTATTCGGGTCAGGGGTACGATATCCAGAGTGTTGATAACGGAGATGATATTGAGTTTCAGCTAGATTACATTAATGTGCCAGTACTTGCAAAGTATTACTTTGTAGATGGGTTTTATGGAGAAGTGGGACCACAAATAGGATTTAATGTAAATAGTGAGATTGATTCTAATCCTGATGGTGATTCTGGAGATATCAATTTTAATAACGATGCTATAAACACGATAGACTTTGCTGTTGTCGGTGGACTAGGATATAAACTTAACAATGGTTTATATTTTAACGCACGTTATAACTTAGGACTTTCAGACGTTTTTAGTAGTGAGGACTTAGGAGGTTTCGACCTTGATGCTCGTAATAGAGTATTTATGTTAGGAGCTGGATTTGCATTTTAA
- the aroQ gene encoding type II 3-dehydroquinate dehydratase, translating to MKLLIINGPNLNMLGKREPEIYGTETFEDYFTQLQFAYKDTELSYFQSNIEGELISKLHEANDTFDGVILNGAAYSHTSIGLGDAVAAISTPVIEVHISNTFAREEFRHHSYLSKYVKGVIVGFGLNSYNLAIENFLMKD from the coding sequence ATGAAATTACTTATAATAAATGGCCCTAATTTGAATATGTTAGGTAAGCGTGAACCAGAAATTTATGGAACCGAAACTTTCGAGGATTACTTCACTCAACTTCAGTTTGCTTATAAGGACACTGAGCTTAGCTATTTTCAAAGTAATATAGAAGGAGAGCTCATTTCAAAATTACACGAAGCAAATGACACATTTGACGGAGTGATTTTAAACGGAGCAGCTTATTCCCATACCTCTATAGGATTAGGAGACGCTGTAGCAGCTATAAGTACTCCAGTTATAGAAGTGCATATTTCAAATACATTTGCGAGAGAAGAGTTTAGACATCATTCATACCTTTCTAAATATGTTAAGGGTGTAATAGTAGGCTTTGGTCTTAATAGTTATAATCTTGCTATTGAGAATTTCTTGATGAAGGATTGA
- a CDS encoding M24 family metallopeptidase, with amino-acid sequence MKTLLLLLLLPFACINGQILTERDRADVIDEVLADRFDNLLPTLMDRTDIDMWVVISREYNEDPVIKTMLPSTWLNARRRTILVFYRNKEKNTIEKLAVARYNVGKNIISAWDKEKQPDQWARLLEIIEERNPSKIGLNYSDDFGLADGIVKTDYEAFISKLSPTQQSKVVSAQNLAVGWLETRTALEMKYFEQLVDVTHDIIKDAFSYKVIVPGVTTTDDVVWYLRQRVTDMGLETWFHPTVDIQRSEEKLESHIVSFSNRPEGKVIQKGDLLHCDFGITYLRLNTDCQQHAYVLKDDEKELPAFLSKAFADGNRVQDVLASNFKTGRTGNEILLKSLKETRAEGLVPSIYTHPLGLYGHAAGPTIGMWDSQGGVPGTGDYKLYENTAYAIELNTTVTIPEWNKDIRIMLEEAGFWGEDGFRYVSGRQEEILIVK; translated from the coding sequence ATGAAAACATTACTATTACTTTTACTACTTCCGTTTGCATGCATTAATGGTCAAATCTTAACAGAACGCGATAGAGCGGACGTAATTGATGAGGTCTTAGCAGATAGATTTGATAATTTACTACCTACATTAATGGACCGCACAGATATTGATATGTGGGTTGTGATTTCTAGAGAATATAATGAAGATCCTGTTATAAAAACAATGCTTCCTTCTACGTGGCTTAATGCGAGAAGGAGAACTATTTTAGTTTTTTACAGAAATAAAGAAAAGAATACTATTGAAAAGCTAGCAGTAGCTAGATATAACGTAGGGAAGAATATCATCTCTGCTTGGGATAAAGAAAAACAACCAGATCAATGGGCACGTCTTCTAGAGATTATAGAAGAGCGCAACCCTTCAAAAATTGGACTTAATTATTCTGATGATTTTGGACTTGCAGACGGAATTGTAAAGACAGATTATGAGGCTTTTATATCAAAACTATCACCTACTCAGCAATCAAAAGTAGTCTCTGCACAGAATCTTGCAGTGGGATGGTTAGAAACACGCACGGCGCTTGAAATGAAATATTTTGAACAGCTAGTAGATGTGACGCATGATATTATTAAGGATGCCTTCAGCTATAAAGTGATTGTTCCAGGAGTTACAACTACAGATGATGTGGTGTGGTATTTACGCCAGCGAGTTACAGATATGGGATTAGAAACATGGTTTCACCCTACGGTTGATATTCAACGATCTGAAGAAAAGCTAGAGAGTCATATTGTTTCATTTTCTAATAGACCAGAAGGAAAAGTAATCCAGAAGGGTGACTTGTTGCACTGTGATTTTGGAATTACTTATCTACGTCTTAATACAGATTGCCAGCAGCACGCATATGTTTTAAAGGATGACGAGAAGGAACTGCCAGCGTTCTTGAGTAAAGCATTTGCAGACGGTAACCGCGTGCAAGATGTACTTGCTTCAAATTTTAAGACAGGTAGAACTGGAAATGAGATTCTATTAAAATCATTAAAGGAGACTAGAGCAGAAGGTCTTGTGCCTTCTATCTATACGCATCCACTTGGACTATACGGTCATGCCGCTGGGCCAACGATTGGAATGTGGGACTCTCAAGGTGGTGTGCCAGGTACAGGAGACTACAAGCTTTATGAGAACACAGCATACGCTATTGAACTCAATACTACCGTAACCATTCCAGAGTGGAATAAGGACATTAGAATTATGCTTGAGGAAGCAGGATTTTGGGGTGAAGATGGCTTTAGATATGTTTCAGGAAGGCAAGAAGAAATACTTATTGTGAAGTAA